One genomic segment of Caloranaerobacter ferrireducens includes these proteins:
- a CDS encoding MBL fold metallo-hydrolase, with amino-acid sequence MKLTVLGNNGPYPRPGGACSGYLLETDNKRILIDCGNGVLSRLLKICSIKDIDIIILTHLHSDHISDIMVMKYAIGVNKMKGKYNITIPLYVPTDDYEMVKRLNYNNSFNIIPIEENTIINLGDIEITFRRMKHPIKTFAVKVRKGGKTFVYSSDTSYNESLIDFSKNADLLLCEAGILEEDREDNAPHLSAKQAGEIGKKAGVKRLILTHFWPEYNLERVKIEASQTFDSILELSQEMKAYYI; translated from the coding sequence ATGAAATTAACGGTATTAGGCAATAATGGACCTTATCCTAGACCAGGAGGAGCCTGTTCAGGATATTTGCTTGAAACTGACAATAAAAGAATTTTGATCGACTGCGGGAATGGAGTACTATCTAGATTGCTTAAAATATGCAGTATTAAGGACATTGATATTATCATACTTACTCATTTACATAGTGACCATATAAGTGATATTATGGTCATGAAATATGCAATAGGTGTTAATAAAATGAAAGGCAAATATAATATAACTATACCTTTATATGTACCTACTGATGACTACGAAATGGTAAAAAGGCTTAATTATAATAATTCGTTCAATATAATTCCGATAGAAGAAAATACTATTATCAATTTGGGAGATATTGAGATTACTTTTAGAAGGATGAAACATCCAATTAAGACTTTTGCTGTTAAAGTAAGAAAAGGTGGAAAAACTTTTGTATATTCATCAGATACTTCATACAATGAATCTTTAATAGATTTTTCGAAAAATGCTGATTTGCTGCTTTGTGAAGCGGGAATACTTGAAGAAGATAGAGAAGATAATGCTCCACATTTATCTGCTAAACAGGCTGGTGAGATTGGTAAAAAAGCGGGAGTAAAAAGGTTAATATTGACTCACTTCTGGCCAGAATATAATTTAGAAAGAGTAAAGATAGAAGCTAGTCAAACATTTGATTCAATCTTAGAACTTAGTCAGGAGATGAAAGCTTATTATATTTAA
- a CDS encoding ArsB/NhaD family transporter yields the protein MLTNSHVYIAAIVFILTYAFIISEKINRTAVALLGAAIMLGLKVISQEYAFESIDFNTIGLLIGMMIIVTITKRTGVFQYIAIKSAKLAKGDPWKIILSFSIITAISSALLDNVTTVLLIAPVTLVITDTLNLNPIPFLLPEILSANIGGTATLIGDPPNIMIGSATGLGFLDFLFNLGPVVVIIFIVVIFILKLIYGKELSVDEEHKKHIMDFDEYKAIKDYALLRKSLIVLGLTIIGFTLHQIFEFESATVALIGASVLLVLSKINPEEILIELEWTTIFFFAGLFILVGALEEVGIIEAIAEKVVFLTKGNLFLTTLMIIWVSAIASAFIDNIPFVATMIPLIKSIGAMSNINVIPLWWALALGACLGGNGSLVGASANVIVAGMLEKTKYRLTFIDFIKVGFPIMIISILISTAYLIVFYI from the coding sequence ATGCTAACAAATTCTCATGTTTATATCGCTGCGATTGTATTTATATTAACTTATGCTTTCATTATTTCTGAAAAAATTAACAGAACTGCAGTTGCACTATTAGGTGCAGCAATAATGCTAGGTCTTAAAGTAATCAGTCAGGAATACGCCTTTGAATCTATCGATTTTAATACGATAGGATTATTAATCGGCATGATGATTATTGTAACTATAACTAAACGAACGGGAGTATTTCAATATATTGCTATTAAATCAGCAAAGTTAGCTAAAGGCGATCCGTGGAAAATTATTTTATCCTTTTCAATAATAACTGCTATTTCATCAGCACTTTTAGATAATGTAACTACAGTTCTATTAATTGCACCAGTTACTTTAGTTATTACTGACACATTAAATCTTAATCCAATACCATTCTTACTACCTGAAATACTTTCTGCAAATATTGGTGGAACAGCTACATTAATTGGTGACCCTCCCAACATTATGATTGGTAGCGCAACTGGTTTAGGTTTTCTTGATTTTCTTTTTAATTTAGGTCCAGTAGTAGTAATTATCTTTATAGTTGTAATTTTTATATTAAAATTAATATATGGTAAAGAGCTTAGTGTCGATGAAGAACACAAAAAGCATATAATGGATTTTGATGAATATAAAGCTATAAAAGACTATGCTCTACTTAGAAAAAGTTTAATAGTCTTAGGACTAACTATAATAGGCTTTACATTACATCAAATTTTCGAATTTGAATCAGCTACAGTAGCACTTATAGGTGCTTCTGTGTTACTAGTTTTAAGTAAAATAAATCCAGAAGAAATTTTAATTGAATTAGAATGGACTACTATTTTTTTCTTCGCAGGACTATTTATTCTAGTTGGTGCTCTAGAGGAAGTTGGTATTATAGAAGCCATAGCAGAAAAAGTAGTTTTCTTAACAAAAGGTAATCTTTTCCTAACTACTTTAATGATTATTTGGGTATCTGCTATTGCTTCAGCATTCATTGATAATATTCCTTTTGTTGCAACAATGATTCCATTAATAAAAAGTATTGGAGCTATGTCAAATATTAACGTTATCCCTCTTTGGTGGGCTTTAGCTTTAGGTGCTTGCTTAGGAGGAAACGGTAGCTTAGTTGGTGCATCAGCTAATGTAATTGTTGCTGGTATGTTGGAAAAAACAAAATATAGGCTTACATTTATAGATTTTATTAAAGTTGGTTTCCCCATTATGATTATATCTATTTTAATCTCTACAGCATACTTGATAGTATTTTATATCTAG
- a CDS encoding DUF4177 domain-containing protein codes for MKKFEYKIENFKTHGAVKLVLTPEHEKKMNELGEQGWELVSMNSILNGRNFIAVFKREKLT; via the coding sequence ATGAAAAAATTTGAATACAAAATTGAAAATTTTAAAACACATGGAGCTGTAAAATTAGTATTAACACCTGAACATGAGAAAAAAATGAATGAGCTAGGAGAGCAAGGTTGGGAGTTAGTATCAATGAATAGTATTCTTAATGGTAGAAATTTTATAGCTGTATTTAAAAGAGAAAAGTTAACTTAG
- the eam gene encoding glutamate 2,3-aminomutase has protein sequence MNQLKEKREISLKRAAELKSRIDDYLEVRESIPRGLYMQDKFEELKKKILDVLGGTQEDWNDYKWQLSNRITDVETLSKILNLTEKEKKEIEEVGKRYRWAISPYYASLMDPDDRFDPIRLMAIPIFAELAGDSGESDPMGEEYTNPAGSITRRYPDRLIINVTNECAMYCRHCQRRRNIGQKDEHKSTAVIEESIKYIRENKEIRDVLITGGDPLTLPDHRLEWVLKELRAIPHVEIIRIGSRTPVTMPQRITDELVNMLKKYHPIYLNTHFNHPKEVTEEAKKACEKLANAGIPLGNQAVLLNGINNDKFVMRALNHELLKIRVKPYYIFHAKHVIGTLHFNTSVDDGLEIMEYLRGYTSGMAIPTYIINAPKGQGKTPILPQYLISRGKDYCMIRTWEGKVIKYENHPTKDIREILS, from the coding sequence ATGAATCAATTAAAAGAAAAGAGAGAAATTTCATTAAAGAGGGCGGCTGAGTTAAAATCAAGGATTGATGATTATTTAGAGGTTAGAGAGTCTATACCTAGAGGTCTTTATATGCAGGATAAATTTGAGGAATTAAAAAAGAAGATATTAGATGTGCTCGGTGGAACACAGGAAGATTGGAATGACTATAAATGGCAATTATCTAATAGGATAACGGATGTTGAAACTTTAAGTAAAATATTAAATTTAACTGAAAAGGAAAAGAAAGAAATTGAGGAAGTCGGCAAAAGATATAGATGGGCTATATCACCTTACTACGCAAGCTTGATGGACCCTGATGATAGATTTGATCCGATAAGGCTTATGGCTATACCTATCTTTGCAGAATTGGCAGGTGATAGCGGTGAAAGCGATCCTATGGGAGAAGAATATACAAATCCTGCAGGTAGTATAACAAGAAGATATCCTGACCGTTTGATTATTAACGTTACTAATGAGTGTGCTATGTATTGCAGACACTGCCAAAGAAGGAGAAATATCGGACAAAAAGATGAACACAAATCTACTGCTGTTATAGAAGAATCAATTAAGTATATTAGAGAAAATAAAGAAATTAGAGATGTACTTATTACAGGGGGAGACCCTCTTACACTACCTGATCATAGATTAGAATGGGTACTAAAAGAGTTAAGAGCAATTCCTCACGTTGAAATAATAAGAATTGGTTCAAGGACCCCAGTAACTATGCCGCAAAGAATTACTGATGAGTTAGTAAATATGTTAAAGAAATACCATCCAATATATCTAAATACTCATTTTAATCATCCAAAAGAAGTAACTGAAGAAGCTAAAAAAGCTTGTGAAAAGTTGGCAAATGCAGGTATACCTTTAGGTAACCAAGCAGTTCTATTAAACGGTATTAATAATGATAAATTTGTTATGAGAGCTTTAAATCATGAATTATTGAAAATAAGAGTTAAGCCGTATTATATATTCCATGCTAAACATGTAATTGGTACATTACATTTTAATACTTCTGTGGATGATGGGTTGGAAATTATGGAATATTTGAGAGGCTATACTTCAGGTATGGCTATACCGACTTATATTATAAATGCACCTAAAGGGCAAGGTAAAACGCCTATATTACCGCAGTATTTAATTTCTAGAGGTAAGGATTACTGTATGATAAGAACATGGGAAGGTAAAGTAATAAAATATGAAAACCATCCAACAAAAGATATTAGAGAAATATTAAGTTAA
- a CDS encoding N-acetylmuramoyl-L-alanine amidase family protein, whose translation MKICVDAGHGGRDFGAVGYGLSEKDINLDISTRFEKLLKKKGYEVVMTRRKDITLSPKERVKKINGLECDLVISIHNNGSNNNKANGCEVIYPYKSLIGEKLSRDILFNISSLGFSARRVYYRLNNRGKDYYYIIREIETLSIIVECAFMTNYKDNMLLRQDFIRKRIAEAIAKAVIRYNNFFKTSFIL comes from the coding sequence TTGAAAATATGTGTTGATGCTGGACATGGTGGAAGAGATTTTGGAGCTGTAGGATATGGCTTAAGTGAAAAAGATATAAATTTAGATATTTCTACTAGGTTTGAAAAATTGCTAAAGAAAAAGGGTTATGAAGTAGTAATGACTAGAAGAAAAGATATTACTTTATCGCCAAAAGAAAGGGTTAAAAAAATAAATGGTTTGGAATGTGATTTAGTAATATCAATACACAACAACGGTTCAAATAACAATAAAGCTAATGGTTGTGAAGTAATTTATCCTTATAAATCATTAATAGGGGAAAAGCTAAGCAGAGATATTTTGTTTAATATCTCAAGTTTGGGTTTTTCTGCTCGAAGGGTATACTATAGATTAAATAATAGAGGGAAAGATTATTACTACATTATAAGAGAAATAGAGACATTGTCTATAATAGTAGAGTGTGCATTTATGACTAACTACAAAGATAATATGTTGTTAAGGCAAGATTTTATAAGAAAGCGTATAGCAGAAGCTATAGCTAAAGCTGTAATTAGATACAATAACTTTTTTAAAACCTCCTTCATATTATAA
- a CDS encoding ROK family protein, protein MRRYMKAEVNRHDMILTQMGAKIDVINSYMCYVTFDLDGTKISYVYNVNKNNKYFLERIEPYPEPAGTFKSEEDVIETIKIDIEQFKNAKNSRVFDLFVEINKEMSKTIRNFEDLYLYYNVPRECADSIKSKIKEIQDIIKEAKNNCKRVYFKKDPETL, encoded by the coding sequence ATGAGAAGATATATGAAAGCAGAAGTAAATAGGCATGATATGATACTTACGCAAATGGGAGCTAAGATTGATGTGATAAACTCTTATATGTGCTATGTTACATTTGATTTAGATGGAACAAAGATTTCATATGTATATAACGTTAATAAAAATAATAAATATTTTTTGGAAAGGATAGAACCTTATCCTGAACCTGCAGGTACTTTTAAAAGTGAAGAAGATGTAATTGAAACAATAAAAATCGATATCGAGCAATTCAAAAATGCAAAAAACTCTAGAGTATTCGATTTATTTGTTGAAATAAATAAAGAAATGAGCAAAACCATTAGAAATTTTGAAGACCTTTACCTTTATTATAACGTACCACGTGAATGTGCTGATTCAATAAAATCTAAAATTAAAGAAATACAAGACATTATCAAAGAAGCTAAAAATAACTGTAAAAGAGTTTATTTTAAAAAAGATCCAGAAACTCTTTAG
- a CDS encoding ECF transporter S component: MQNNSIKKLTYGGLMIALVFVATAIIPQIPVPFTEGYIHAGDSMIFVAAILLGWKYGAIAGGLGSSLADIYLGYTHWAIPTLIIKGIMGAIVGFIVKDIEEGSLAKVKKFLTVIIGGGWVFFGVALKNYLAVKLGNLQTSELANYLVEKFDLKGISELQALVDKVQTSLLVAIILIPLFVIVLSLILKRQGKEMISVSNLMGMTLAGLWMVIGYYIAGGILKGNMIVPIFSVPANILQFVGGLIIAYPVVLGLKRTKYIKNI, from the coding sequence TTGCAAAACAATAGTATAAAAAAATTAACTTATGGTGGATTAATGATAGCTCTTGTTTTTGTAGCTACAGCTATTATACCTCAAATTCCAGTTCCTTTTACTGAAGGTTACATACATGCTGGAGATAGCATGATTTTTGTAGCTGCGATTTTATTAGGCTGGAAATATGGTGCTATAGCAGGAGGTTTAGGTTCTTCTTTAGCTGATATATATCTAGGATATACACATTGGGCAATTCCGACTTTGATTATTAAAGGAATAATGGGAGCGATAGTAGGTTTTATAGTTAAAGATATAGAAGAAGGTAGTTTAGCAAAAGTTAAAAAGTTTTTAACAGTTATTATAGGTGGCGGATGGGTATTCTTTGGTGTAGCTTTAAAGAATTATTTAGCTGTTAAGTTAGGAAATTTACAAACTTCTGAACTTGCAAACTATTTAGTTGAAAAATTTGATTTAAAAGGTATTAGTGAATTACAAGCATTGGTAGATAAAGTACAAACTTCATTGTTAGTTGCTATTATTTTAATCCCATTATTCGTTATTGTTTTAAGTTTAATACTAAAGAGACAAGGAAAAGAAATGATTAGTGTGAGTAATCTTATGGGGATGACTTTAGCTGGATTATGGATGGTTATAGGATATTATATAGCTGGAGGAATTTTGAAGGGAAACATGATAGTTCCTATTTTCAGTGTACCAGCTAATATTCTGCAATTTGTTGGAGGCTTAATAATTGCTTATCCTGTTGTTTTAGGACTAAAAAGAACAAAATATATTAAAAATATCTAG